Genomic window (Marinobacter fonticola):
GCATACGTGGTTGGGGATCGGCAGCCAGATTGATGGCTTCGGCCATATTGGCGTCGACCACACCCATTACAATGGACATAAGGCGCAGGACATCATCGCTGTCGATGGACTCAAGAAACTCGGGGTCGAAGGCATTCCCCCCATCGTCACACGGGGCATCCTTCTGGACATGACCGCTTACTTCGAACAAGAAATGCTAGAGGAAGGTCAGGCTTTCAACAGTAAAGAGATCAAGGCGGCGGCCAAGGCGCAGGGAATTTCAATCACCGAAGGCGATGTGGTGCTTTTCCACACTGGTTGGCTCAGCCTAGTAGGTGAAGACAACGAGCGGTTTGGCAAGGCCCAGCCCGGACTGGGCGTCGATGGGGCGAGGTATCTTGCTGATCAAGGCGTCGTCGCCGTAGGCGCTGACACCTGGGGGCTGGAAGTCATTCCTTTCGAGGAGGGAAGCGGCGTTTTCGAGGTGCATCAAACGCTGCTTGCAAAAAATGGTGTCTACATACTTGAGAACATGAACACAGCAGAGCTTGCGGAAGATCGCGTGCACGAGTTCATGTTTGTACTGGGCCAGCCCAAAGTGAAAGGTGCTGTACAAATGATCATTAACCCCATCGCCATTCGTTAACGCTTGCTTCCCGCAGCCACCTGCGCAGTTCTAATAGGGCCTGCGCAGTCGAACCTCCCGCGGGGTCAGATCATTTAATTTTCTGCTGAAACGAGGGATTACGCCAAGTTGATCAAAATTAAATCGATCTGACCCCCATCATTGGACCCCCATCATTGACCACCCGCCTTTCAATCGATTGGAGATTATTCATGCCTGTCGCCCTGTACGCCCATCGTTTGTCCCAGCCCAGCCGCGCCGTGGAGATCCTGCTACGCGAGCTTGACCTGCCCTATGAATGGCATGAAGTAGATTTTGCAAACGGGGAGACCCGCGCATCCTGGTTCACACAACGCATCAATGCCTTGCAAACCATCCCGGCGATCGTCGTTCCGGCGGCAGAACGCGACAGCGGGAAAACGGATTTCACGCTCTGCGAAAGCCATGCGATTCTGCGCTACCTATGCCGGCATGCGCAGAGCGAGAGCGAGAGCGAAGCTACAGTCTGGTATCCGGGCGCAGTCGACGCCGAGCGCGCAGCGGTGATCGATCTCTGGATGGCCTGGCATCACAATCACGTGCGGCGTTACGACATGTTTCACGCCATAATGAACCTGCACCTAACCCTGCCAATGCTGAAATACGAGCTGCAAAGCGACGCGCTCGTGCCGCTGCAGAACGCTCTGCACTTGAGTCTGGCAACGCTCGAGTCGCAGTTGACCACGCAGAACGACAGCGATGCGAACACGCCCACGCTCTGTGGCGGCGCGCAGCCGACGCTCGCCGATCTCACCATCGCCTGCGAACTCTATCAGGCTGTGGCCGTGGGCTATCGCTTCGACCGTTATCCGCGCGTGGCCCACTGGCTGGACACCATGGCCGCGCGGCCACATTTCCGGCAAGTCTCGACCGAGGTCGACGAGCAGGGCCGCACGATTCGCGAGTCCAGTGGGGACTATCTTGATTTCGACGCATTTGCCTAATCGCGATCCCGACCGGGGGCCCCGACTAGGGTCAGATCGATTTAATTTTGATCAACCACCATTGGCAGGCCGCCCCCCGA
Coding sequences:
- a CDS encoding cyclase family protein, with translation MKTVCKSLATLLVVSSLVINTSGALAEEDWRTSKWGEEDTIGAANYLSPDKVLKASKLIKEGKTYSLGVELNRDFPAYGSRFFDITVMEPRAGGQAVGPTKLTSTDDVLHTWLGIGSQIDGFGHIGVDHTHYNGHKAQDIIAVDGLKKLGVEGIPPIVTRGILLDMTAYFEQEMLEEGQAFNSKEIKAAAKAQGISITEGDVVLFHTGWLSLVGEDNERFGKAQPGLGVDGARYLADQGVVAVGADTWGLEVIPFEEGSGVFEVHQTLLAKNGVYILENMNTAELAEDRVHEFMFVLGQPKVKGAVQMIINPIAIR
- a CDS encoding glutathione S-transferase family protein; its protein translation is MPVALYAHRLSQPSRAVEILLRELDLPYEWHEVDFANGETRASWFTQRINALQTIPAIVVPAAERDSGKTDFTLCESHAILRYLCRHAQSESESEATVWYPGAVDAERAAVIDLWMAWHHNHVRRYDMFHAIMNLHLTLPMLKYELQSDALVPLQNALHLSLATLESQLTTQNDSDANTPTLCGGAQPTLADLTIACELYQAVAVGYRFDRYPRVAHWLDTMAARPHFRQVSTEVDEQGRTIRESSGDYLDFDAFA